The DNA region TGCTTGATCGTCGGCAGATCGCGCTGATAGGCAGCGGTGCGCACGCGCAGCGGCGGGCCGTCGTCGCCGGGCAGCGCGCCGACGGTGACCTCGACCTGGGGTTCGACATCGGCCTCTGGGGTGCGGCGGTCGAAGTCGGGGGCGAACACGGTCGCCTTGGCGTAGACAGGTTCGGCGTGTCCGTCGACCGCGCGCCGGATCTCGGCGCGCACGACGTCCTCGGCGATGCCCGCGCCGAACACGACCCAGGCGTCGCGGTCGAGTCGTTCGAGGTGGCGGGCCAGGCCGCGCACGCGCCCCTGCTCGACCCGCATCGCTGTGTAGTGGCCGTATCCGGCCCGCTGGTGATCATCTCGCGCGCTCATCGCCCGCAGTCTCGCATGCCGCGCACGGAACGCGGTCCCGTGGACCTAACCCACCAGACCGTGTCGCGCGGTCAACTCGCTCGCGTGCGGCCTGGGTGAATCGCTACCAGCCGAGCCTGCCAACCGCGGCGGTCAGCGCGGCGGTCGCCTCGGGGCACCAGTCGACCTTGTCGGAGGCCACCGCGCGCAGGTCGATCCCGACACCGTCGATGTCGACCCGCACGTCACAGGTGTATTCCAGCTCCTCGACGACCCCGCCCTGCCGGGTGCCGACCGGGACCTGCCGCTTGAACTCGGGCACGTCGCCGGTGGCGAACGACAGCCAGACGCCGCGGAACTCGCCGTCGCCCCAGGCACAGCCGATGTGCCCGTCGGCGTTGTCGCGCCGCGGGTCGGGCGCGGTGTCCTTGAGGATCGGCGCGAGATCCGGCCCGGTGAGCAGCGCGCACGGGTCTACCTCGGCCAGGCTGCGACTGGGGCCCGGCGGAGTCGAGGTCGAGGTCGGTGTCCCACTCGAAGGCGGGGCGGCGGTCGGGGCGGGGCTGGAACACCCGGTGAGCGCGAGGAACGCCAGGACCAGGAACGCGGCTGTCTTCACGCCCCCGATCCTGGCGGACATTCGATCAACGCGCCCACGGCGGGGTGTCGACCGCGGTGCCGTCGGCCATCTTCGGGGTGAAGCCCGCGCGGATCGCGAT from Alloactinosynnema sp. L-07 includes:
- a CDS encoding DUF3558 family protein: MKTAAFLVLAFLALTGCSSPAPTAAPPSSGTPTSTSTPPGPSRSLAEVDPCALLTGPDLAPILKDTAPDPRRDNADGHIGCAWGDGEFRGVWLSFATGDVPEFKRQVPVGTRQGGVVEELEYTCDVRVDIDGVGIDLRAVASDKVDWCPEATAALTAAVGRLGW